A window of the Cutaneotrichosporon cavernicola HIS019 DNA, chromosome: 6 genome harbors these coding sequences:
- a CDS encoding uncharacterized protein (Fungal protein of unknown function (DUF1748)), with protein MLGRLFHFGFDAIAISAVLAGVKKTTGFAPDTTQIPESSVRSIADGYLSAGETVFNLVIGQAVTSSYFKKTE; from the exons ATGCTCGGCCGCCTGTTCCACTTCGGCTTTGACGCGATTGCCATCTcggccgtcctcgcggGCGTCAAGAAGACGACTGGGTTTGC CCCGGACACCACCCAGATCCCCGAGTCGTCGGTCCGCTCCATCGCGGACGGCTATCTCTCGGCCGGCGAGACCGtcttcaacctcgtcatcggGCAGGCCGTCACGTCGTCCTACTTCAAGAAGACCGAGTAG